The genomic interval TAAAAGTCGGCGCGCGTGATGTCCTCGAGGTGGCAGCGCGGGACGACCCCGGCCTCAAACGCATCGGCCACGGTGGCAAGGTAGTAGTCCATGGCCTGCTTTCTGGTCATTTTCATCTTCTTGAAGATGTGGTAGTCGCTGCAGCTGACGAGGATGCCCGTCTCGCGGATGCCGAGGTCGCGCACGAGGCGAAAGTCCTCCTTTGTCGCGCGGATCCACGTCGTGATCTCCGGGAACTTCAGCCCCAGCTCCATGCACTTTTCGAGTGCCTCGCGGTCTTTTTTGCTGTAAATGAAAAACTCCGTCTGCCGGATGATGCCATACGGCCCGCCGAGCCGGGACAGGTACTTATAAATGTTGACGATCTGGTCGACCGTGTACGGCTCCACGGACTGCTGCCCGTCGCGCAGGGATGTGTCCGTGATCCAGATCTCCTCGGGCATGTTCATCGGCACGCGCCGGTGGTTGAACGGCACCTTCGGCACCATTCCCTGCGTGTAGATGTCGCGCTGGAGGTTCGGCTCCGCCACGTCCTGGAGCGAATATTTATACGCATTCTGCTCCAGTAAATTCGTCTTTCCGGATATTTCAAGCATGGCAGTGGGGCTCCTTTCTGTTGCTTTGTATTATTGTATACAATTATACACATGATCGCGCCGTTGTCAACGCACAAATGTTCACAATTTTCCGCTTGCTTTCTGGGCGGAAGCTGGTATAATACAAAATCGTTCAAAATTGAACTATTTTGGGAGGCGACCATCGTGCTCAACGCATCTCAGGTCTATACCTACACGCGCCGCATCCTCGACGCTTACGCCGCCGTCATGCAGCCGCTGAGCGCGGAGCTGGACATGGCGCAAAATGCCGTGGACATTCTGCTCTTTCTGGCCAACAATCCGGGGCTAGACACCGCGCGCGACATCTGCACGTACCGGAAGCTCAAGCCGGGCATCGTGTCGTTCCACGTGGACAATCTCGTGCGCGGGGGTTACCTGCTGCGCACGCGCGACCCCGGCGACCGCCGCCGCTGCCGGCTCGTGTGCACGGACAAGGCAGCGCCGATCATCGCGCGCGGCCAGGCGCTGCAGGAGCAGTTCGCCGCGCAGATGTCCGCGGGCCTCGCGCCCGACGCGCTCGAAACGTTTCAGCAGTGTCTGACGGCGTTCGCGCAGAATCTCGACCGCATGGCCAACAGGGAGGAAAGTTAAATGCAGCAGGACAAAACATTTCTCGGCACGGAGCCGGTCGGACAGCTTCTGCGCCGGCTCGCGATCCCGACGGTGATCGCGCAGCTCGTGAACATGCTCTACAACATCGTCGACCGCATCTACATCGGCCACATTCCCGAGGTCGGCAGCAGCGCGCTGACCGGCGTGGGCGTGTGCCTGCCGATCATTCTGATCGTGTCGGCCTTCGCGTGCTTCACGGCCTCGGGCGGCGCGCCGCGCGCGTCGATCTACATGGGGCGCGACGATATGGACAGCGCGGAAAAGACGCTCGGCGGCTGCTTCACGCTGCAGATCGGCATCTCCGTCGTGCTCACGGCGGTGCTGCTGCTCTGGGGGCGCGACGCGCTGCTGGCCTTCGGCGCGAGTGAAAACACCATTGACTACGCTGCTGACTACCTGCATATTTATGCATTCGGCACGCTCTTTGTCGAGCTCACGCTGGGCATGAACGCGTTCATCACGGCGCAGGGCTTTGCCAAGGTGGGTATGTACACGGTGCTCATCGGCGCGGCGGCGAACATCGTCCTCGACCCGATCTTCATCTTCGCGCTGGGCATGGGCGTGCGCGGCGCGGCGCTGG from Clostridiales bacterium carries:
- a CDS encoding MarR family transcriptional regulator, whose translation is MLNASQVYTYTRRILDAYAAVMQPLSAELDMAQNAVDILLFLANNPGLDTARDICTYRKLKPGIVSFHVDNLVRGGYLLRTRDPGDRRRCRLVCTDKAAPIIARGQALQEQFAAQMSAGLAPDALETFQQCLTAFAQNLDRMANREES